A window of Aquitalea denitrificans contains these coding sequences:
- a CDS encoding ureidoglycolate lyase yields MALLILETLTKESFSPFGDVIEIAGSDWFPINNGSTRRYHKLGLVDIGGDGGLPAISMARGAAFHYPVGISMLERHPLGSQSFIPCNGVSFIVVVAPSRPDGQPDERALRAFLANSDQGINYLRGCWHHPLISLEHEGDFIVVDRVGSGHNCDEITLSQIYQIEAPF; encoded by the coding sequence ATGGCTTTGCTAATTTTGGAAACCCTGACCAAAGAATCCTTTTCCCCTTTTGGTGATGTAATTGAGATTGCTGGTAGTGACTGGTTTCCCATCAATAATGGTAGCACCCGTCGTTACCACAAACTTGGTTTGGTAGATATTGGTGGAGATGGCGGTCTTCCTGCCATCAGCATGGCCCGAGGGGCTGCTTTTCACTACCCTGTTGGTATCAGTATGCTGGAACGCCATCCATTGGGCAGTCAGTCATTTATTCCATGCAATGGCGTCTCTTTCATTGTCGTGGTTGCTCCCAGTCGACCGGATGGTCAGCCAGATGAGCGTGCTCTGCGTGCTTTTCTTGCCAATTCCGATCAGGGGATAAACTATCTGCGCGGTTGCTGGCATCACCCCTTGATCAGTTTGGAGCATGAGGGGGATTTCATTGTGGTGGATCGTGTTGGAAGTGGGCATAACTGCGACGAAATCACGCTCTCTCAGATCTACCAAATCGAAGCACCTTTCTAG
- a CDS encoding nucleobase:cation symporter-2 family protein, whose protein sequence is MNSTQTIHPVDEKLPILQLFTLGLQHVLVMYAGAVAVPLIVGGAVGLPKEQIAFLVSADLFCCGLVTLLQCLGFKGFGIRMPVIMAVTFATVGPMIAIGQNQELGLPGIFGATMAAGLVSLLLVPLIGRLIRFFPPLVTGVVITSIGLSIIGVGINWSAGGLGSPDYGSPVYLGISLTVLVFILLIIRFASGFLANISILLGLLFGFIIALSLGKVDFDGLHDASWFAMILPFKFGAPRFELWSIVTLTVVMLIVFIESMGMFLALGEIVNRPVKRQDLVRGLRVDALGTMFGGMFNTFPHTSFSQNIGLVSITGVSSRWVCVMSGFILIAFGLVPKMSIIVASIPPFVLGGAGIVMFGMVLATGIKVLSRVDFHNRYNLYIVAISLGMGMIPTVAKDFFGQMPAGMAPLLHSGILLASLTAVALNAFFNGLGEADLSDASTTEVMSVPGH, encoded by the coding sequence ATGAACTCGACACAAACCATTCATCCGGTGGATGAAAAGCTGCCCATACTGCAGTTGTTTACTCTGGGATTGCAGCATGTATTGGTGATGTATGCCGGAGCGGTGGCAGTTCCGCTGATTGTCGGCGGAGCGGTAGGGCTGCCCAAAGAGCAAATTGCTTTTCTGGTCAGTGCCGACCTGTTCTGCTGTGGTTTGGTTACCTTATTACAGTGCCTGGGATTCAAGGGGTTTGGTATTCGCATGCCAGTGATCATGGCGGTTACCTTTGCCACGGTAGGACCGATGATTGCCATCGGTCAGAACCAAGAACTGGGCCTGCCTGGCATCTTTGGTGCCACCATGGCAGCAGGGCTGGTGTCTTTGTTGCTGGTGCCCTTGATTGGGCGACTGATCCGCTTTTTTCCCCCATTGGTAACCGGAGTGGTCATTACATCGATAGGTTTGTCCATCATCGGTGTTGGCATAAATTGGTCGGCGGGCGGGCTGGGCTCTCCTGACTATGGCAGTCCCGTATATCTGGGTATCTCGCTGACTGTTCTTGTGTTCATTCTTTTGATCATTCGCTTTGCATCCGGCTTCCTGGCCAATATATCCATCCTGCTGGGTTTGTTGTTCGGCTTCATCATTGCCTTGTCGCTAGGCAAGGTCGATTTTGATGGGCTGCACGATGCCAGCTGGTTTGCCATGATCCTGCCCTTCAAGTTTGGTGCGCCACGGTTCGAGCTATGGTCCATCGTGACGCTGACTGTGGTAATGCTGATCGTTTTCATCGAGTCCATGGGTATGTTTCTGGCCTTGGGGGAGATCGTCAATCGCCCAGTAAAAAGACAGGATCTGGTACGCGGATTGCGGGTGGATGCATTGGGTACCATGTTTGGGGGTATGTTCAATACGTTTCCACATACTTCGTTTTCACAGAATATCGGTCTGGTCAGCATTACCGGCGTCAGCAGTCGCTGGGTATGCGTAATGTCAGGCTTTATCCTGATCGCTTTCGGTTTGGTACCCAAGATGTCCATTATAGTGGCCTCCATCCCTCCCTTTGTGCTGGGAGGGGCTGGGATCGTGATGTTCGGCATGGTATTGGCCACCGGAATCAAGGTGTTATCAAGGGTGGATTTTCACAATCGCTACAACCTTTATATTGTCGCCATCAGTTTGGGCATGGGCATGATTCCCACTGTGGCCAAGGATTTCTTTGGTCAGATGCCGGCGGGCATGGCCCCGCTGCTGCATAGCGGTATTTTGCTGGCAAGCCTGACTGCCGTGGCCTTGAATGCATTCTTCAATGGGCTTGGGGAGGCAGATCTGTCTGATGCCAGTACTACAGAGGTTATGTCCGTACCAGGGCACTGA
- the xdhC gene encoding xanthine dehydrogenase accessory protein XdhC yields the protein MLLDGDWLSVLRQQLALQKAAILITLVRSQGHVPREVGARMAVGCDWSADTLGDGWLEIQAGLRARQLLSLPVFLRCCERFDLGNCEDCCCTGSAWLLFELLNERDLPWLEMAWLARAQGRVLRRLVSLESDAPVEYYLLPGRGSGIRQLEPSVWQDDLPVPAMRVVLCGAGHIGRAVSRLLGDLPYTVFWLDSRPEFLPAELPANTTGIVGAVEQMDCLPADACWLVMTHSDQLDFDWIEQILLRNDARFIGLLGCRSKLASFNLRLINRVPLGRIASIHCLGTEGMQSRPAAAIAIAVVAELLQQLQPG from the coding sequence ATGCTGCTGGATGGTGATTGGTTGAGCGTATTACGTCAGCAACTGGCACTGCAGAAAGCTGCCATTCTGATTACCTTGGTGCGCAGCCAGGGCCATGTGCCACGGGAAGTTGGTGCTCGAATGGCGGTGGGATGCGATTGGAGTGCAGATACGCTGGGTGACGGCTGGTTGGAGATACAGGCAGGACTGAGAGCCCGGCAACTGCTGTCCTTGCCAGTTTTCTTGCGTTGTTGCGAGCGCTTTGATCTGGGGAACTGTGAAGATTGCTGCTGTACAGGTAGTGCATGGCTGTTGTTCGAGTTACTGAATGAGCGAGACTTGCCATGGCTTGAGATGGCTTGGCTGGCACGGGCTCAGGGGCGAGTGTTGCGACGTCTGGTGTCATTGGAATCGGATGCTCCTGTCGAATACTATCTGTTGCCCGGTAGGGGGAGCGGTATTCGGCAACTAGAACCGTCAGTATGGCAGGATGATCTGCCGGTACCGGCAATGCGTGTGGTGTTGTGTGGGGCTGGACACATTGGCAGGGCGGTAAGCCGTTTGCTAGGTGACCTACCCTATACGGTATTCTGGCTGGATAGCCGTCCAGAATTCCTGCCGGCAGAGCTGCCCGCCAACACCACAGGCATCGTTGGCGCTGTCGAGCAAATGGACTGCCTGCCTGCGGATGCCTGCTGGCTGGTGATGACACATAGTGATCAATTGGATTTTGACTGGATCGAGCAGATCTTGCTACGCAACGATGCGCGCTTTATTGGCTTGCTGGGATGTCGCAGCAAGCTGGCTAGTTTTAATCTGCGGCTGATCAATCGCGTACCATTGGGACGTATTGCCAGTATTCACTGTTTGGGTACAGAAGGAATGCAAAGCCGACCAGCTGCTGCAATTGCAATTGCGGTGGTGGCCGAGCTACTGCAGCAGCTCCAGCCAGGGTAA
- the htpG gene encoding molecular chaperone HtpG, whose translation MSAQKETLGFQTEVKQLLHLMIHSLYSNKEIFLRELISNASDAADKLRFEGLAKPELFENDAELKITVGFDKEARTITISDNGIGMSRDEVVANIGTIAKSGTKAFFEQLSGDSKKDANLIGQFGVGFYSAFIVADKVSLTTRRAGAAAGEGVRWESQGEGEYTLEQVEKASRGTDIVLHLKEGEDELLADWSLKRIVRTYSDHISIPILMKKGSNYGENGEVIESDELEAVNAASALWTRSKSDISDEQYIEFYKHVAHDFTDPLAWSHARVEGRQEYTELLYIPARAPFDMWDRERKQGIKLYVRRVFIMEDSDKLMPQYLRFVRGVIDSNDLPLNVSREILQESKDIDAIRAGCVKKVLGLLEDLAANQSEKYAAFWKEFGQVLKEGVGEDHANKERIAKLLRFASTAVDGDEPTVSLSDYIGRMKEGQDKIYFITADTLAAARNSPHLEVFKKKGVEVLLLTDRVDEWVVGSLFEFDGKSLQSVAKGELDLGALEDDADKEAQKQAEEAAKPLVEKVQAALGDKVKEVRVTVRLTDSPACLVTGEHDMSAHLERMLKAAGQKVEASKPTLEINPEHVLVKRLAEESDAGRAADLAQVLYDQALLAEGGKLEDPATFVKRINKLLLELSA comes from the coding sequence ATGAGCGCACAGAAAGAAACCCTGGGCTTTCAGACCGAAGTCAAGCAACTGCTTCACCTGATGATCCACTCCTTGTACTCGAACAAGGAAATCTTCCTGCGAGAACTCATTTCCAATGCATCGGATGCTGCCGACAAATTGCGTTTTGAAGGTCTGGCCAAGCCCGAGTTGTTCGAGAATGATGCCGAGCTGAAGATTACTGTTGGCTTCGACAAGGAAGCCCGCACCATCACCATTTCTGACAATGGTATCGGCATGAGTCGCGACGAGGTGGTTGCCAATATTGGTACCATTGCCAAATCCGGTACCAAGGCCTTTTTTGAACAGCTATCTGGCGATTCGAAAAAAGATGCCAACCTGATCGGCCAGTTTGGTGTCGGTTTCTACTCTGCCTTCATCGTCGCAGACAAGGTTAGCCTGACTACTCGCCGTGCAGGTGCGGCAGCGGGGGAAGGCGTACGTTGGGAATCCCAGGGGGAAGGTGAGTACACGTTGGAGCAGGTTGAAAAAGCCAGCCGTGGTACCGATATCGTGCTGCACCTGAAAGAAGGCGAAGACGAGCTGCTGGCTGACTGGTCGCTCAAGCGCATCGTACGTACTTATTCCGACCACATCTCCATTCCCATCCTGATGAAGAAGGGCAGCAACTACGGCGAAAACGGCGAAGTGATCGAAAGTGACGAACTGGAAGCGGTCAACGCAGCCTCTGCCCTGTGGACTCGTAGCAAGAGCGACATCAGCGACGAGCAGTACATTGAATTCTACAAGCACGTGGCACATGATTTTACCGACCCGCTGGCCTGGAGCCATGCACGTGTCGAGGGTCGTCAGGAATATACCGAGCTGCTGTACATCCCGGCCCGCGCGCCGTTTGACATGTGGGACCGTGAGCGCAAGCAGGGCATCAAGCTGTATGTGCGTCGCGTGTTCATCATGGAAGACAGCGACAAGCTGATGCCGCAATACCTGCGCTTTGTGCGCGGGGTGATCGACAGCAATGACCTGCCACTGAATGTTTCGCGCGAAATCTTGCAGGAAAGCAAGGATATCGACGCCATTCGTGCTGGTTGCGTGAAGAAGGTGCTGGGTCTGCTGGAAGACCTGGCGGCCAACCAGTCCGAAAAATATGCGGCTTTCTGGAAAGAATTCGGTCAGGTACTGAAGGAAGGCGTGGGCGAAGACCACGCCAACAAGGAACGTATTGCCAAGCTGCTGCGTTTTGCTTCCACGGCGGTGGATGGCGATGAGCCCACGGTCAGCCTGAGCGACTATATCGGTCGCATGAAGGAAGGTCAGGACAAGATCTACTTCATCACTGCCGATACCCTGGCCGCTGCACGTAATAGCCCGCATCTGGAAGTATTCAAGAAGAAGGGCGTGGAAGTACTGCTGCTGACCGACCGTGTAGATGAGTGGGTGGTTGGTTCCTTGTTTGAATTTGATGGCAAATCGCTGCAGTCGGTAGCCAAGGGTGAACTGGACCTGGGCGCATTGGAAGACGACGCCGACAAGGAAGCACAAAAGCAGGCTGAAGAAGCAGCCAAGCCGCTGGTGGAAAAAGTACAGGCTGCACTGGGCGACAAGGTGAAGGAAGTGCGTGTCACGGTGCGTTTAACCGATAGCCCGGCCTGCCTGGTGACTGGCGAGCATGATATGAGTGCGCATCTGGAACGTATGCTGAAGGCCGCCGGTCAGAAGGTGGAGGCCAGCAAGCCGACGCTGGAGATCAACCCGGAGCATGTACTGGTGAAACGTCTGGCGGAAGAATCCGACGCTGGCCGCGCTGCCGATCTGGCCCAGGTGCTGTACGACCAGGCCTTGTTGGCTGAGGGTGGCAAGCTGGAAGATCCGGCCACCTTCGTCAAGCGCATCAACAAGCTGCTGCTGGAGCTGTCTGCCTAA
- a CDS encoding TfoX/Sxy family DNA transformation protein, protein MLADAGIVTFAQLSQYGAVASYSLVKQHHPQASFNLLWALQGALDDLPWQQVAREQRLSLLLQLESQEPHKQ, encoded by the coding sequence ATGCTGGCCGATGCCGGCATTGTCACGTTCGCACAGCTGTCCCAGTACGGTGCGGTAGCCAGCTACAGCTTGGTGAAACAACACCATCCCCAGGCAAGCTTCAACTTGCTGTGGGCGCTGCAAGGTGCACTGGATGACTTGCCGTGGCAGCAGGTGGCCCGTGAGCAGCGGCTGTCGCTGCTATTGCAACTGGAATCGCAGGAGCCGCACAAGCAATAG
- a CDS encoding glutathione S-transferase family protein, with amino-acid sequence MQLIGMLDSPYVRRVAISMRLMAIPFTHRAVSVFRHLAEFQAINPVVKAPTLILDDGSTLMDSTLILDYLDALYPERSLMPKTLPQRQRTLRLLGLALAAMEKSVQLAYEQNLRPEDKRHQPWQERVSAQLLAAYGLLEKELTIEALSSTPLDQAGISIAVAWRFSREILPQQLAWDDFPLLQQWSAQAEAQPAFLATPFE; translated from the coding sequence ATGCAACTGATAGGCATGTTGGACTCTCCCTATGTGCGCCGTGTTGCCATCAGCATGCGCTTGATGGCAATTCCCTTTACCCATCGGGCTGTATCGGTATTTCGTCATCTTGCCGAATTTCAGGCCATCAACCCGGTAGTGAAAGCCCCGACCCTGATTCTGGATGATGGCAGCACGTTAATGGATTCGACCCTGATTCTGGACTATCTGGATGCTCTGTACCCGGAGCGCAGCCTGATGCCGAAGACCCTGCCACAGCGGCAACGCACGCTACGCTTGCTGGGGCTGGCCTTGGCGGCAATGGAAAAAAGTGTACAGCTGGCCTACGAGCAGAACTTGCGTCCCGAGGACAAACGACATCAGCCCTGGCAGGAACGGGTCAGCGCCCAGTTGCTGGCCGCCTATGGCTTGCTGGAAAAGGAGCTGACTATTGAAGCGCTGTCTTCCACACCACTAGACCAGGCAGGGATCAGTATCGCCGTGGCCTGGCGCTTCAGCCGGGAAATACTGCCACAGCAATTGGCCTGGGATGATTTTCCTCTGTTGCAGCAATGGAGCGCACAGGCAGAGGCACAACCAGCCTTTCTCGCCACGCCCTTTGAGTAA
- a CDS encoding LysR substrate-binding domain-containing protein codes for MRLLPPLSALRSFEALARLGSVTQAASELHVTHSAISQQIRQLEELLGVVLFVREGRGLRLTEDGRLYALQVRIGLSELTEATRLIQARPRDGELVVAVMPSFGAHWLLPRLPRFQARFPQYRISLRASLDIQDLRQGLVDIGVRMGQGGWEGLQQQHLFDDELVVVAAPDFQQGRLPRTPAEIVAGPVVRTVESWMGWCQAAGVNEPSKAGLWINDSNLVLQAVQQGMGVALERRSLVDAGLKSGVLVQLSDIVVPYPYPHWLVWPQRESSLLKQRDFASWMAEEVEAYQQALA; via the coding sequence ATGAGACTACTACCCCCCTTGTCTGCCCTGCGCAGTTTTGAAGCCCTGGCCCGTCTGGGAAGTGTTACGCAGGCTGCCAGTGAGCTTCATGTGACACATTCAGCCATTAGCCAGCAAATACGCCAGCTGGAGGAGCTGTTGGGTGTGGTGCTGTTTGTGCGCGAAGGGCGGGGACTACGGCTGACCGAGGATGGTCGACTGTATGCGCTGCAAGTGCGTATCGGCCTGAGTGAGTTAACGGAAGCTACACGGTTGATACAAGCCAGGCCGCGAGATGGAGAGCTGGTAGTGGCGGTGATGCCGTCCTTTGGTGCGCACTGGCTGCTACCGCGCTTGCCCCGCTTCCAGGCTCGCTTCCCGCAATATCGCATTAGCTTGCGTGCCAGCCTGGACATCCAGGACCTGCGTCAGGGACTGGTGGATATCGGCGTACGCATGGGGCAGGGCGGTTGGGAAGGCTTGCAGCAACAGCATTTGTTTGATGACGAACTGGTGGTGGTGGCTGCGCCGGACTTCCAGCAGGGCAGGCTGCCGCGCACGCCGGCCGAGATCGTGGCGGGGCCAGTGGTGCGTACGGTGGAAAGTTGGATGGGTTGGTGTCAGGCTGCTGGCGTGAATGAACCGTCAAAGGCCGGCTTGTGGATCAATGATTCCAATCTGGTGCTGCAGGCGGTGCAGCAGGGAATGGGGGTGGCACTGGAGCGGCGCAGCTTGGTGGATGCAGGGCTGAAGTCAGGTGTGCTGGTGCAACTGAGTGATATTGTTGTGCCGTATCCCTACCCACATTGGCTGGTGTGGCCGCAGCGCGAAAGCTCCCTGCTCAAGCAGCGTGATTTTGCCAGCTGGATGGCGGAGGAGGTTGAAGCGTACCAGCAGGCGCTGGCCTAG
- a CDS encoding YnfA family protein: MTLLKLLLLFGLTALAEITGCYLPWLWLKQQGSIVLLLPAALSLLLFVWLLTLHPVAAGRVYAAYGGVYVVVALLWLWLVDGVRPSSWDLLGASLALMGMAIIMLAPRP, from the coding sequence GTGACATTGCTGAAGTTATTGTTGCTGTTTGGCCTGACTGCCTTGGCTGAGATTACCGGCTGCTATCTGCCCTGGTTGTGGCTGAAGCAGCAGGGTTCGATAGTGTTATTGTTACCGGCGGCCTTGTCGCTGCTGCTGTTTGTCTGGTTATTGACCTTGCATCCTGTAGCAGCCGGGCGTGTCTATGCTGCCTACGGTGGTGTTTATGTTGTGGTGGCTTTATTGTGGCTATGGCTGGTTGATGGTGTCAGACCGAGTAGCTGGGACTTGCTGGGAGCATCGCTGGCCTTGATGGGCATGGCCATCATCATGCTTGCACCCAGACCGTAG
- a CDS encoding glutathione S-transferase, translated as MKLIASFTSPYARKVRIVLADKKIDCPLEEDVPWNPDSQVARYNPLGKVPALELDDGSILFDSRVIVEYLDNISPVARLLPQENRRLINTRRWEALADGITDAAVAIVLEQRRPADKQMPEWIARQQDKIDRGLAAMSADLGERQWCNGEGYSLADIAVGCCLGYLDFRFPAIDWRESYPNLANLLERLSARPSFIDTRPPAS; from the coding sequence ATGAAACTGATTGCCTCATTCACTAGCCCGTATGCCCGCAAGGTACGCATCGTGCTGGCCGACAAGAAGATTGATTGCCCGCTGGAAGAGGACGTGCCGTGGAACCCGGACAGCCAGGTCGCCCGGTACAACCCGCTGGGCAAGGTCCCAGCGCTGGAACTGGACGATGGCAGCATCTTGTTCGATTCGCGGGTCATCGTGGAATACCTGGACAATATTTCCCCGGTAGCCCGCCTGTTGCCGCAGGAAAACCGCCGCCTGATCAATACCCGGCGCTGGGAGGCGCTGGCCGATGGCATTACCGATGCTGCGGTTGCCATCGTACTGGAACAGCGCCGCCCAGCTGACAAGCAAATGCCGGAATGGATCGCCCGCCAGCAGGACAAGATAGACCGGGGTCTTGCCGCGATGTCGGCCGACCTGGGCGAACGGCAATGGTGCAATGGCGAAGGCTACAGCCTGGCCGATATTGCCGTCGGCTGCTGCCTGGGCTATCTGGATTTCCGCTTTCCAGCCATTGACTGGCGCGAGTCCTATCCCAATCTGGCCAACTTGCTTGAACGGCTGTCAGCCCGGCCATCGTTTATCGATACCCGGCCACCGGCCTCTTGA
- a CDS encoding SIMPL domain-containing protein (The SIMPL domain is named for its presence in mouse protein SIMPL (signalling molecule that associates with mouse pelle-like kinase). Bacterial member BP26, from Brucella, was shown to assemble into a channel-like structure, while YggE from E. coli has been associated with resistance to oxidative stress.), translated as MKTALIHSMMAASLLIAPVMAKAADGIELRLSGSAQQEVANDQLQATLYLQEKSEQPATLANRLNKGIALGMALGKNYPHVEVSSGSYNSWPSYDKNGKIQGWQGRAEIRLKSRDMTQAAELVAQLQKTMLLEGVQFTVSDSARRAAEKAMIPAALAEMQAQANITAQTLGKSRITIKELEFGNAAPSFRPPMLMRAAAAPMAKEADVAQPDWQPGQSQLQLMINGKIELN; from the coding sequence ATGAAGACCGCACTTATCCACTCCATGATGGCAGCCAGTCTGCTCATCGCCCCGGTCATGGCCAAAGCAGCCGATGGCATCGAACTGCGCCTGTCAGGCTCGGCCCAACAGGAAGTCGCCAACGACCAGCTGCAAGCCACACTCTACCTGCAAGAAAAAAGTGAACAGCCCGCCACACTGGCCAATCGCCTGAACAAGGGTATTGCCCTGGGCATGGCGCTGGGCAAGAACTACCCACATGTGGAAGTGAGCAGCGGCAGCTACAACAGCTGGCCGAGTTACGACAAGAACGGCAAGATACAAGGCTGGCAAGGCCGGGCTGAAATCCGCCTGAAGAGCCGGGACATGACCCAGGCCGCGGAACTGGTGGCGCAGTTGCAAAAAACCATGCTGCTGGAAGGCGTGCAGTTCACCGTATCTGATAGTGCCAGGCGTGCTGCAGAAAAAGCCATGATTCCTGCCGCGTTAGCCGAAATGCAGGCCCAGGCCAATATCACCGCACAAACGCTGGGTAAGAGCCGCATCACCATCAAGGAACTGGAGTTCGGCAATGCAGCCCCGTCCTTTCGGCCGCCCATGTTAATGCGCGCTGCCGCAGCACCCATGGCCAAGGAAGCCGATGTGGCCCAGCCAGACTGGCAACCCGGCCAAAGCCAGTTGCAACTCATGATCAATGGCAAGATCGAACTCAACTAG
- a CDS encoding ABC transporter ATP-binding protein yields MMRADNLFKTFNPGTPLENPVLRGLSLTIESGQFVTVIGSNGAGKSTFLNAISGDISPDTGSLFIDGQDVTRQSAWQRAALVARVFQDPLAGTCEGLTIEENLALAMQRGQGRGLSRAVKASYREAFRDKLSTLKLGLENRLGDRMGLLSGGQRQAVSLLMASLQPSRLLLLDEHTAALDPKTAAFVLELTDRIVTENKLTALMVTHSMRQALDHGHRTVMLHQGRVVLDVSGTERSRMDVPDLLAMFEQTRGEKLDDDALLLG; encoded by the coding sequence ATGATGCGCGCCGACAATCTGTTCAAGACCTTCAACCCCGGCACTCCGCTGGAAAACCCGGTGCTGCGTGGCCTGTCGCTGACCATCGAATCCGGCCAGTTCGTCACCGTGATCGGCAGCAATGGCGCTGGCAAATCCACCTTTCTGAATGCCATTAGCGGCGACATCAGCCCCGATACCGGCAGCCTGTTCATTGACGGGCAGGACGTCACCCGCCAGTCCGCCTGGCAGCGTGCTGCGCTGGTGGCCCGTGTATTCCAGGACCCGCTGGCAGGTACCTGCGAAGGGCTCACCATCGAAGAGAACCTGGCGCTAGCCATGCAGCGCGGCCAGGGACGCGGCCTGTCGCGCGCGGTCAAGGCCAGTTATCGCGAAGCATTCCGCGACAAGCTGTCCACACTCAAGCTGGGCCTGGAAAACCGCCTGGGCGACCGCATGGGCCTGCTATCCGGCGGTCAGCGCCAGGCCGTCAGCCTGCTGATGGCCTCCTTGCAGCCTTCCCGCCTGCTGCTGCTGGATGAGCACACCGCCGCGCTCGACCCCAAAACCGCTGCCTTCGTGCTGGAGCTGACCGACCGCATCGTGACGGAAAACAAACTGACCGCCCTGATGGTGACCCACTCCATGCGCCAGGCGCTGGATCACGGCCATCGCACCGTGATGCTGCATCAGGGCCGCGTGGTACTGGACGTTAGCGGCACGGAACGCAGCCGCATGGACGTACCAGATCTGCTGGCCATGTTCGAGCAGACCCGTGGCGAAAAATTGGATGACGACGCCCTGCTACTGGGTTGA
- a CDS encoding ABC transporter permease — protein MSLISMMGALEIGLIFALVALGVLISFRLLNFPDLTADGSFPLGGAVAAVLIAGGHDPWLACGLAAIAGAAAGWLTAWLNVRLGILQLLASILVMIALYSINLRIMGAPNIALIGLPTVFTPFISTVSDNAWLIQPAVLAVIVVIAKLLLDAFFASETGLALRATGANPRMARAQGISTDRMTLAGMALSNALIALAGALYVQTQGGADISMGIGTIVVGLAAVIIGETLLPPRSLWLITLATVLGALLYRLLIALALNADFIGLQAQDLNLITAVLVGLALVLPKIKGKLRNKQGGKSA, from the coding sequence ATGTCCCTGATTTCAATGATGGGCGCGCTGGAAATCGGCCTGATCTTTGCGCTCGTCGCACTGGGCGTACTGATTTCCTTCCGCCTGCTCAACTTCCCCGACCTTACCGCCGACGGCAGTTTTCCGCTGGGCGGCGCGGTGGCTGCCGTGCTGATTGCCGGTGGCCACGACCCATGGCTGGCCTGCGGCCTGGCCGCCATTGCCGGTGCCGCGGCCGGCTGGCTCACAGCCTGGCTCAATGTGCGCCTGGGCATCCTGCAATTGCTGGCCAGCATTCTGGTGATGATTGCGCTGTACTCCATCAACCTGCGCATCATGGGCGCACCCAATATCGCGCTGATCGGCCTGCCCACGGTATTTACCCCCTTCATCAGCACCGTCAGCGACAACGCCTGGCTGATTCAGCCCGCAGTACTGGCAGTCATCGTGGTGATCGCCAAGCTGCTGCTGGATGCCTTCTTTGCCTCCGAAACCGGCCTTGCATTGCGTGCCACCGGTGCCAACCCGCGCATGGCACGGGCACAGGGCATCTCCACCGACCGCATGACCCTGGCCGGCATGGCCTTGTCTAATGCGCTGATTGCACTGGCAGGTGCGCTATACGTACAAACCCAGGGCGGTGCAGACATTTCCATGGGCATCGGTACCATCGTCGTCGGTCTGGCTGCCGTCATCATTGGCGAAACCCTGCTGCCACCGCGCAGCCTGTGGCTGATCACCCTGGCCACCGTACTGGGCGCACTGCTGTACCGCCTGCTGATCGCCCTAGCGCTGAATGCCGACTTCATCGGCCTGCAAGCGCAAGACCTGAACCTGATTACCGCCGTGCTGGTGGGCCTGGCGCTGGTGCTGCCCAAGATCAAGGGCAAGCTGCGCAACAAGCAAGGAGGGAAATCCGCATGA